In Bacteroidota bacterium, a single window of DNA contains:
- a CDS encoding T9SS type A sorting domain-containing protein, producing MKHILLLASVCWILSDVAVAQTIDQSAAAIGQGSALHGWRQQNSGGRFQHGDRALAADEPYSYFDSKTPSHSWDIPSLWGSSIMIAVSQRITLNSNAGFVDSIRIDFSALAGDSIAVLLDPDTVIDGPFGPEHLDETVFDNTLNPYYVAVIYPSKTSGSGWISVPIPHVAVPQNFHVTVVPNPLSNGAGFSSSYSILGDSEATRARTLENTQSTYIIAANGLGYTGVIDSNVTPPGDILPIYSNLYVEAFVAAAGAAVDNTITPAKGISIFPNPSSNLLSVSLPRSLRVTGIDLLDVLGRIVLTSPEVTAIDVSHLMPGRYMAVVHTLSSEVRYPVIIQR from the coding sequence ATGAAACACATTCTCCTATTAGCTTCGGTATGTTGGATTTTATCGGATGTCGCCGTGGCGCAAACGATCGATCAATCGGCCGCGGCGATCGGGCAAGGGTCCGCGCTCCACGGCTGGCGACAGCAAAACAGCGGCGGGAGGTTTCAACACGGCGATCGTGCGCTCGCAGCGGATGAGCCATACAGTTACTTCGATTCAAAGACGCCGTCTCACTCCTGGGACATCCCGTCGCTCTGGGGTTCTTCCATCATGATCGCCGTTAGCCAGCGAATCACTTTGAACTCCAATGCGGGCTTTGTCGACTCAATTCGTATTGATTTCAGTGCACTTGCAGGTGATAGTATCGCCGTCCTCTTGGATCCTGACACTGTGATCGATGGGCCGTTCGGACCTGAGCATCTCGATGAAACGGTATTTGATAATACCCTCAATCCCTATTATGTTGCGGTGATTTATCCTTCAAAGACTTCAGGGTCAGGGTGGATCTCAGTGCCCATTCCCCATGTAGCGGTACCGCAGAATTTTCACGTGACTGTGGTTCCGAACCCTCTGAGTAACGGCGCGGGATTTAGCTCCTCATATTCGATCCTTGGGGATAGCGAGGCGACCCGTGCAAGAACACTGGAGAATACCCAATCTACGTATATCATTGCCGCAAACGGTTTGGGATATACAGGTGTAATCGACAGCAATGTTACTCCTCCCGGCGATATACTTCCAATATATAGCAACTTGTATGTGGAGGCATTTGTCGCTGCAGCCGGTGCCGCCGTGGATAACACGATTACTCCCGCGAAGGGCATTTCAATTTTTCCGAACCCATCATCGAATCTTCTGAGTGTTTCGCTTCCGCGCAGCCTCCGCGTCACTGGCATCGATCTTCTGGACGTACTCGGGCGCATCGTGCTCACCTCACCAGAGGTCACAGCGATAGACGTTAGTCATCTGATGCCAGGGCGATATATGGCAGTCGTGCATACATTGTCTAGCGAAGTCAGGTACCCGGTTATTATTCAACGGTAG
- the rpmI gene encoding 50S ribosomal protein L35, translating into MPKMKTKSGAKKRFKLTGSGGIKREKAFQAHIMTSKSQKRKRNLRHATLVAPSDLKMVRRLLGV; encoded by the coding sequence ATGCCGAAAATGAAAACGAAGTCGGGTGCGAAGAAGCGGTTTAAGCTGACCGGTAGCGGTGGGATTAAGCGCGAGAAGGCGTTCCAGGCGCATATTATGACCTCCAAGTCGCAGAAGCGCAAGCGCAATCTGCGTCATGCCACTCTGGTGGCTCCCAGCGACCTGAAGATGGTCCGCCGGCTCCTCGGGGTTTAA
- a CDS encoding methyltransferase domain-containing protein has product MDARLAQVLACPNCGGVLDESGDTLRCRDHGCEFKVEHSIPILIERKEPTGNFDYLTHYTLDSEQFDYFEERTGATAHSERRLREYVLSLIPSESKSILDVGCGSAWVAKAFQHSGKFVCSLDVSIVNPKKAIERYPSPDHVAIVADSYRLPFRDGSFDAIVAAEIIEHLHDPKVFAEELMRVVRPGGVVIVSTPFNERLVYEICIHCHQPTPHNAHLHSWTKESLTSLFIDSSIRVDFYTFNNKLLLFGRTYPALRLLPFSAWKAVDGLANTALNKPVNCILRVTR; this is encoded by the coding sequence ATGGATGCTCGATTAGCGCAAGTCCTTGCGTGTCCGAACTGTGGTGGAGTTCTCGACGAGTCGGGGGACACACTTCGTTGCCGCGATCACGGCTGCGAGTTCAAGGTGGAGCACTCGATCCCGATTCTGATCGAGCGGAAAGAACCAACGGGGAATTTCGATTACCTAACGCATTACACCCTCGATTCGGAGCAGTTCGATTACTTCGAAGAACGCACCGGCGCCACCGCGCATAGCGAGCGGAGATTGCGTGAGTACGTTCTCTCGCTCATTCCAAGCGAGTCCAAGAGTATTCTCGATGTTGGCTGCGGCTCAGCTTGGGTCGCGAAGGCATTTCAGCATTCGGGTAAGTTCGTTTGCTCGCTCGATGTCTCGATCGTCAATCCGAAAAAGGCCATCGAGCGGTATCCATCCCCCGATCATGTCGCTATAGTTGCGGATAGTTATCGCTTGCCGTTCCGCGATGGCTCGTTCGATGCCATCGTTGCCGCCGAGATTATCGAGCATTTGCACGATCCCAAGGTGTTTGCCGAAGAGCTAATGCGCGTCGTTCGCCCCGGTGGCGTCGTGATCGTGAGCACGCCATTCAACGAGCGGTTGGTGTATGAAATCTGCATCCACTGCCACCAGCCGACGCCTCACAATGCACACTTGCATTCGTGGACGAAGGAGAGCCTGACGAGCCTTTTCATAGACAGCTCCATCCGTGTTGATTTTTACACGTTCAACAATAAGCTCTTGCTCTTTGGCCGGACGTATCCCGCCCTTAGGCTCTTGCCATTTAGTGCGTGGAAAGCAGTGGATGGTCTCGCCAACACCGCGCTCAACAAGCCGGTGAATTGTATCCTCCGCGTGACGCGGTAG
- a CDS encoding aldehyde dehydrogenase family protein → MAETLTAPASPDILAEIKPLKANPKPGKLFIDGEFVEARSGKTFETRNPATGEVLALVAEAGAEDVDLAAHAARKAFEESSPWRKMTPRDRARVLWKLAELIRANAEELSELETLDTGKPIFESSRFDIPLAAECFEYYAGWPTKITGETIPNTAGGEALIYTLREPVGVCGQIIPWNFPLQMLAWKVAPALACANTIVLKPAEQTPLTALRFAELTLEAGLPPGVFNVVTGFGPTTGAAMVEHPGIDKIAFTGSVEVGKEIMRAAAKTLKRVSLELGGKSPNLVFADADLETAAKFALGGIFFNQGEMCTAGSRIFVEEKGYDEFMAVLRGRAGKMVAGDPLHPKTRLGSLISSEHLDRVMSYVAVGRGEGASVAIGGERIGSRGYFMQPTVLEGVTNSMRVAQEEIFGPVASVIKFANLEEGVREANNSEFGLAAAIWTRDIKKAHRVARSVKAGTIWINTISTTENAAPFGGYKSSGFGRELGRAAIDLYTETKTVWVDLNG, encoded by the coding sequence ATGGCAGAGACGCTCACGGCACCCGCATCCCCCGATATTCTCGCTGAGATCAAGCCACTCAAGGCAAACCCGAAGCCCGGCAAGCTCTTTATCGATGGCGAATTTGTCGAGGCACGGTCGGGCAAGACTTTCGAAACACGAAATCCTGCAACGGGAGAGGTGCTGGCACTGGTCGCCGAAGCCGGAGCGGAGGATGTCGATCTCGCCGCCCACGCAGCGCGCAAGGCGTTTGAGGAGTCGAGTCCGTGGCGGAAAATGACGCCACGCGATCGCGCTCGAGTGCTTTGGAAGCTTGCCGAATTAATTCGTGCAAATGCCGAAGAGCTTTCCGAACTCGAGACGCTCGACACAGGCAAACCAATCTTCGAGTCTTCGCGATTCGACATTCCACTCGCGGCTGAGTGCTTCGAGTATTATGCAGGCTGGCCGACGAAGATTACCGGTGAGACAATCCCAAATACGGCGGGTGGCGAAGCGCTTATATACACGCTCCGGGAGCCGGTCGGTGTCTGCGGACAGATTATCCCTTGGAATTTCCCGCTGCAGATGCTGGCGTGGAAAGTCGCGCCAGCGCTCGCCTGTGCGAATACCATCGTACTCAAACCTGCCGAGCAAACTCCGCTCACGGCTTTGCGTTTTGCTGAACTCACACTCGAAGCCGGGCTACCTCCGGGAGTCTTCAATGTCGTGACCGGCTTTGGGCCCACGACGGGCGCTGCGATGGTCGAACATCCTGGCATCGACAAGATCGCGTTTACCGGTTCGGTTGAAGTTGGCAAGGAAATCATGCGCGCTGCCGCGAAGACTCTCAAGCGTGTCTCCCTCGAACTCGGTGGTAAATCGCCGAACCTTGTGTTCGCCGATGCCGATCTTGAAACAGCTGCGAAGTTCGCGCTGGGTGGTATCTTTTTCAATCAGGGCGAGATGTGTACCGCCGGATCCCGAATCTTTGTGGAGGAGAAAGGCTATGATGAGTTTATGGCAGTGCTGCGTGGGCGCGCTGGCAAAATGGTTGCTGGCGATCCACTGCATCCCAAGACACGGCTTGGCTCGCTCATTTCGTCCGAGCATTTGGACCGCGTAATGAGCTATGTTGCGGTCGGAAGGGGAGAGGGTGCATCCGTCGCCATTGGCGGAGAGCGCATCGGTTCACGAGGTTACTTCATGCAGCCGACTGTGCTCGAAGGCGTGACGAATTCCATGCGGGTTGCGCAGGAGGAAATTTTCGGGCCCGTCGCGAGCGTCATCAAGTTTGCGAATTTGGAGGAGGGCGTGCGAGAGGCGAACAACTCCGAATTCGGCCTCGCTGCTGCGATTTGGACGCGGGACATCAAGAAGGCACACCGCGTTGCGCGTAGCGTAAAGGCGGGTACCATTTGGATCAATACAATCTCGACTACGGAGAATGCCGCACCGTTTGGTGGATATAAGTCCAGCGGGTTTGGTCGCGAGCTTGGCCGCGCCGCGATCGATCTCTATACCGAGACGAAGACTGTCTGGGTGGATTTGAACGGGTAA
- the ndk gene encoding nucleoside-diphosphate kinase — translation MERTLCIIKPDAVAAGNTGNIIAHIQKEGFRILGMKMVALSHKAAAKFYEVHKGRPFYDGLVDFMSSAPCVPIALERDNAISEWRRVIGATDPAEAAAGTIRKLYAKNKGENAVHGSDSVENGLREIAFFFTERELADLA, via the coding sequence ATCGAACGCACCCTCTGCATCATCAAGCCCGACGCCGTAGCTGCGGGCAATACCGGTAACATCATCGCCCACATCCAGAAGGAAGGCTTTCGCATCCTCGGGATGAAGATGGTCGCACTCTCGCACAAAGCCGCTGCGAAGTTTTACGAAGTCCACAAGGGACGTCCGTTCTACGATGGTCTCGTCGATTTCATGTCGAGCGCGCCGTGCGTGCCGATCGCACTCGAAAGAGACAATGCTATCTCCGAGTGGCGCCGCGTGATTGGCGCGACCGACCCTGCTGAAGCTGCTGCGGGGACCATCCGTAAGCTCTACGCGAAGAACAAAGGTGAGAACGCCGTGCATGGCTCGGATTCCGTCGAGAATGGTCTTCGCGAGATCGCGTTCTTCTTCACCGAGCGCGAACTGGCGGATTTGGCTTAA
- the rplT gene encoding 50S ribosomal protein L20 produces the protein MPRAKNLPAAKHRRKKLLEASKGFFGMAGNVHTVAKSRIDKARQFAYRDRRVRKRDFRSLWIVRINAAARENGTTYSRLMGALAKKGITLNRKMLADIAYHHSDVFAQLVKQVK, from the coding sequence ATGCCAAGAGCTAAAAATCTACCAGCAGCCAAGCACCGCCGGAAAAAACTCCTTGAAGCCTCGAAGGGCTTCTTTGGAATGGCCGGCAACGTCCATACCGTTGCCAAGAGTCGCATTGATAAGGCGCGTCAGTTCGCATATCGTGATCGCCGAGTCCGGAAGCGCGACTTCCGTTCGCTATGGATCGTCCGCATCAATGCCGCCGCCCGTGAGAATGGCACGACATACTCCCGTCTGATGGGCGCGCTCGCCAAGAAGGGCATCACACTCAACCGGAAGATGCTGGCCGACATCGCGTATCATCACTCCGATGTGTTCGCGCAACTTGTAAAGCAAGTCAAGTAG
- a CDS encoding DUF1343 domain-containing protein, with amino-acid sequence MRQKYVGFLLAILLVATSAKAQVVTGLDNLASQHFAALKGKHIGLISNQTGRTASGELGADLLANEHSLKLVALFAPEHGLMGTRKAGVPSDSAEWYHGVRVYSLYGSTRKPTKKMLRGINALVFDLQDIGVRPYTYLSTMVLAMEAAAEQGIPFYVLDRPNPLSGERIEGNTLDPTLKSFVGALPIPYLHGLTLGELARMAKAKAWFNKAQKLKLTVIPMRGWKRSMYWNETGLPWTAPSPNIPHFENAVGAAMLGATGELGVLSIGIGTDAPFLRMGSTLLGTSEILRIADSIYHGTASINAEDFVGQNAGQTKSYHGVRISVSSLHAIPSLYPLQYQLLEAMLHDTAFRKSFDALPFSVDAMFDKVTGMRGLRDILIRCADLARVFANWQRDCDAFRRDRMPYLLYH; translated from the coding sequence ATGAGGCAAAAATACGTCGGTTTCCTTCTTGCGATTCTATTGGTCGCAACTTCCGCCAAGGCGCAAGTTGTCACCGGTCTCGATAATCTCGCAAGTCAGCACTTTGCTGCTCTTAAGGGCAAGCATATCGGGCTCATCAGCAATCAGACCGGACGAACGGCCAGCGGTGAACTTGGTGCCGATCTGCTTGCGAACGAGCACTCGCTGAAGCTCGTTGCGCTCTTTGCGCCAGAGCACGGTCTCATGGGCACACGGAAGGCCGGAGTTCCAAGCGACTCAGCGGAGTGGTATCACGGTGTTCGAGTATACTCGCTCTACGGCTCAACGCGCAAGCCAACGAAGAAAATGCTTCGGGGCATCAATGCACTCGTCTTCGATTTGCAGGACATTGGCGTGCGGCCCTATACGTATCTCTCGACGATGGTCCTCGCAATGGAGGCTGCTGCCGAGCAGGGCATTCCATTCTACGTGCTCGATCGTCCGAATCCGCTCTCTGGCGAACGCATCGAAGGAAATACGCTCGACCCAACCCTCAAGAGCTTCGTCGGCGCACTGCCGATTCCCTATTTGCACGGCTTGACACTTGGCGAGTTGGCGCGCATGGCGAAGGCGAAGGCATGGTTCAACAAGGCGCAAAAGCTCAAGCTCACCGTGATTCCGATGCGCGGCTGGAAGCGCTCGATGTACTGGAACGAGACGGGACTCCCGTGGACGGCGCCAAGCCCGAACATCCCGCATTTCGAGAATGCCGTCGGCGCGGCCATGCTTGGCGCTACGGGCGAGCTTGGCGTTCTCTCCATTGGGATCGGCACCGACGCGCCGTTTCTGCGTATGGGTTCGACACTTCTTGGTACAAGTGAAATTCTTCGGATCGCCGACTCGATCTATCATGGCACCGCATCAATCAACGCGGAGGACTTCGTCGGTCAGAATGCCGGACAAACAAAATCGTATCATGGCGTTCGCATCTCGGTATCATCACTACACGCCATTCCCTCTCTCTATCCACTGCAATATCAGCTACTCGAAGCCATGCTTCACGATACGGCATTCCGAAAGAGCTTTGACGCACTTCCATTCTCCGTGGATGCTATGTTCGATAAGGTGACCGGTATGCGAGGCCTTCGGGATATCCTCATACGTTGTGCGGACCTCGCACGGGTATTTGCCAATTGGCAGCGCGATTGCGATGCGTTCCGGCGCGACCGAATGCCCTATTTGCTCTATCACTAA
- a CDS encoding glycoside hydrolase family 76 protein: protein MRRILSVLFVLSVLSPNAEAQKKLWADRAQATMSYMQKHMWNAASQNYVRRADQPGAPGSDAWGITIVLDAYAYMVEGGLLKPEQLKQYYQSSSALYEKTNGTRGARILAQQGDQIYVGGDDDLQWCAALVHCFEATKDTEYLEAAKFAFNALIDMGFWIDGGNGGSKGWAWNSADRRPNGVSTAYGALAAARLYHATNDNVYKQWAVTSLNALETPQVGFFPRDMMVAADAAITCSEHTKDADLLTRAQKLAGTAVAQAHEIMGGKRKGELNPTDVGDIADGLIHMSTVMHNRSYQTEAIRMIDFFAGQRTASDIAEHGFFSRYDSKGKPVTSGSYLGVPLAVPFLPEVAEMLKLFAILVV, encoded by the coding sequence ATGCGAAGAATTCTATCCGTCTTATTTGTCCTGTCCGTCCTCTCCCCGAACGCTGAGGCACAGAAGAAGCTGTGGGCGGACCGCGCCCAAGCGACTATGAGCTACATGCAAAAGCACATGTGGAATGCAGCCTCGCAAAATTACGTCCGCCGTGCCGATCAGCCGGGCGCGCCGGGCAGTGATGCGTGGGGCATCACCATCGTGCTCGATGCGTATGCGTATATGGTCGAGGGTGGACTACTGAAGCCGGAGCAGCTCAAACAGTATTATCAATCGTCATCGGCGCTCTATGAGAAGACGAATGGCACACGTGGTGCGCGCATCCTTGCGCAGCAAGGCGATCAGATCTACGTTGGCGGGGATGACGATCTCCAGTGGTGTGCCGCGCTCGTGCATTGCTTCGAAGCGACGAAGGACACTGAATATCTGGAGGCGGCAAAGTTTGCGTTCAATGCCCTGATCGACATGGGATTCTGGATCGATGGTGGCAATGGTGGATCCAAAGGATGGGCATGGAATTCTGCCGACCGAAGGCCGAACGGCGTCAGCACGGCCTATGGCGCGCTGGCAGCGGCACGGTTGTACCATGCGACAAACGATAATGTCTATAAGCAGTGGGCTGTAACGTCGCTCAACGCACTCGAAACGCCGCAAGTGGGATTCTTCCCGCGTGATATGATGGTGGCTGCCGATGCGGCGATCACATGCTCCGAGCATACAAAGGATGCTGATCTTCTCACTCGCGCACAAAAGCTTGCAGGAACCGCCGTAGCGCAAGCGCATGAGATTATGGGGGGGAAACGTAAAGGCGAACTCAATCCGACCGATGTCGGAGACATCGCCGATGGACTCATCCACATGAGCACTGTCATGCACAATAGGTCGTATCAAACCGAGGCAATCCGTATGATCGATTTCTTTGCAGGTCAGCGAACCGCAAGCGATATCGCGGAGCACGGATTCTTCTCACGCTACGATTCAAAAGGCAAACCCGTGACGAGCGGTTCATATCTCGGCGTCCCACTTGCAGTTCCGTTCTTACCCGAGGTTGCCGAGATGTTGAAACTCTTTGCGATCCTGGTGGTGTAG
- a CDS encoding Rieske (2Fe-2S) protein produces MFEHLPTKRRNILRWLVAVGLTAFAAPFAFAVGKFLAFQGAFAGNKTAKLSAAELTPDSPSKLVEIEGEPVIVVREADNSIRAFTATCTHLACIVSYRPQMPGFYCKCHGGKYDVNGVNVPGTRPKSPLTELVVNQQADDLEVSLAPKNPAA; encoded by the coding sequence ATGTTCGAACACCTTCCCACCAAACGACGCAACATTCTTCGCTGGCTTGTGGCCGTCGGGTTGACGGCATTCGCCGCGCCGTTCGCGTTCGCGGTCGGAAAATTTCTTGCGTTTCAGGGTGCGTTCGCCGGTAACAAAACCGCGAAGCTCTCTGCGGCGGAATTAACGCCAGACTCACCGTCAAAACTTGTCGAGATCGAGGGCGAACCTGTGATCGTTGTGCGTGAGGCGGACAACTCCATTCGTGCATTTACAGCGACCTGTACCCACCTTGCATGCATCGTTTCATATCGGCCACAAATGCCCGGATTCTATTGCAAGTGTCATGGCGGGAAATATGATGTCAACGGCGTGAACGTCCCCGGCACGCGGCCAAAATCACCACTAACTGAACTTGTTGTGAACCAACAGGCGGACGATCTCGAAGTCTCTCTTGCACCGAAGAACCCAGCCGCATGA
- a CDS encoding cytochrome bc complex cytochrome b subunit yields the protein MTLIDHLHLREPYEALKAKHVPRHKSSMWYYMGGLAFFLFCIQIATGMLLLFYYQPTPEAAHQSLELLITKVPFGSVLRSLHSWSANALISVVFLHMFSTFFMRSYRSPRQILWLTGILLLLLMLGFGFTGYLLPWDSTAYFATRIGTEIPKTVPIFGDAISGLLRGSKNVTGATLTRLFGLHVAVLPLIAVILVGAHVTMTALFGSSLPPGIEAKAKTRFIPQYVLGESILWLIGLAILLCLAVLYPWNLGPAYDLTKPTEPPAGVHPEWYFMFLFQSLKYVPEWLAVLLYTLVLIFWTLVPWLDRKNGRHGRASIFTWLGITAILGMITLTTLAYISVEAEIAKPEQTVASP from the coding sequence ATGACGCTAATCGATCATCTCCATCTTCGTGAGCCTTACGAGGCGCTGAAAGCGAAGCATGTCCCGCGTCATAAGAGCTCGATGTGGTACTACATGGGAGGGCTCGCGTTCTTCTTGTTTTGCATCCAGATCGCGACTGGTATGCTCTTGCTGTTCTACTACCAGCCAACACCGGAGGCTGCACACCAATCGCTTGAACTGCTAATTACGAAGGTCCCATTTGGATCTGTCCTGCGATCGCTCCATTCGTGGAGCGCAAATGCGTTGATCTCCGTGGTGTTTTTGCATATGTTCTCGACGTTTTTTATGCGAAGCTATCGATCGCCGCGTCAGATTCTGTGGCTGACTGGAATCCTGCTTCTCCTGCTAATGCTGGGTTTTGGATTTACCGGATATTTGCTACCGTGGGACTCGACGGCCTACTTCGCGACACGAATCGGCACGGAGATCCCAAAAACTGTTCCGATTTTTGGTGATGCCATCTCAGGTCTGCTCCGGGGATCGAAGAACGTCACGGGCGCGACGCTCACGAGACTCTTCGGTCTGCATGTCGCCGTGTTGCCGTTGATTGCGGTAATCCTTGTGGGTGCGCACGTCACCATGACCGCGTTATTCGGCAGCTCATTACCGCCGGGAATCGAGGCGAAGGCGAAGACTCGCTTTATCCCGCAGTATGTTCTTGGTGAGTCGATTTTATGGCTCATCGGTTTGGCCATTTTACTCTGCCTCGCGGTGCTCTATCCCTGGAATCTTGGGCCCGCCTATGATCTCACCAAGCCGACGGAACCCCCCGCAGGTGTCCATCCGGAGTGGTATTTCATGTTTCTTTTCCAAAGCCTCAAGTATGTCCCAGAATGGCTTGCAGTCCTGTTATACACACTGGTACTCATCTTTTGGACGCTGGTCCCTTGGCTCGACCGAAAGAATGGCAGGCATGGAAGGGCTTCTATCTTCACCTGGCTTGGGATTACGGCCATTCTTGGAATGATTACATTGACAACGTTGGCATACATTTCGGTTGAGGCTGAGATAGCTAAACCTGAACAGACAGTTGCAAGTCCATAG
- a CDS encoding choice-of-anchor D domain-containing protein: MKVLLRTFLSFLVICFLSVGTASAQRTLTVTNATAGPEPTGSSTMVQSGVPWLQESYPASQATVAPARQAGFAPLGATDSISYFDGTAPAHDWLFPFQAGNLYAVAAAERFTLPNDSGYLDSLNFLLDRIVGDSLTIAIYPDTVITTAGGPFHFVNIFSSTAKPFAALTIPAPQASGAVNLKFRFPHVLVTKNFHVVLFPRVVASGTNLTATSQFIIRADSEAVHTPSLSNAHSTFIGINLQGGTRTTGIMDGYFTPTGNALPLYLNFAITAWAQSNAPVPTLSLSRTSYDFGNVALGASPSFGIKLSNTGSNDVAVTDIAVTQDGPDFSVPTPITPFVVKAGKNTFVSVKFAPTNLGPQSATAILTMDDGSTLQIALTGTGVANGGVDPTGVDNSAVIVYPNPTANALRIDGAAEGATVELLDMLGRSVLRTKIVNEQPLDVSSLVPGRYEAVGHSGASLWKVPVIIQR; this comes from the coding sequence ATGAAAGTCCTTCTTCGTACTTTCCTATCCTTCCTCGTGATTTGCTTTTTATCAGTCGGGACCGCATCGGCGCAAAGGACGTTGACCGTCACGAACGCAACGGCTGGCCCGGAGCCGACCGGTTCATCCACCATGGTTCAGTCTGGTGTGCCTTGGTTGCAGGAGTCTTATCCGGCCTCACAGGCAACGGTTGCACCCGCTAGGCAGGCGGGATTCGCTCCACTCGGGGCAACAGATTCTATATCGTATTTCGATGGGACGGCGCCCGCGCATGATTGGCTATTTCCATTTCAGGCCGGAAACCTCTATGCTGTTGCAGCGGCGGAGCGCTTTACGCTACCCAATGATTCAGGATACCTCGATTCTTTGAATTTTCTTTTGGATAGAATAGTGGGGGACAGTCTTACGATCGCGATCTATCCGGATACAGTTATCACGACGGCTGGTGGCCCATTTCATTTCGTGAACATCTTCAGCTCGACGGCAAAACCCTTCGCGGCGCTGACCATCCCGGCTCCGCAGGCCTCGGGGGCCGTAAACTTGAAATTCCGATTCCCACATGTGCTTGTGACCAAGAATTTCCACGTGGTGCTCTTCCCGCGCGTTGTCGCCAGCGGCACAAACCTGACTGCCACCTCGCAATTTATTATTCGCGCTGATAGCGAGGCCGTACACACTCCTTCGCTCAGTAATGCCCATTCGACCTTCATCGGAATCAACCTTCAGGGAGGCACTCGGACGACCGGGATCATGGACGGTTACTTTACGCCCACCGGTAACGCTCTGCCGCTCTATCTCAACTTTGCAATCACGGCATGGGCGCAGTCCAACGCGCCGGTGCCCACACTTTCGCTCTCGCGGACTTCGTACGACTTCGGCAATGTTGCATTAGGCGCATCACCGAGCTTCGGCATCAAGCTTTCGAATACTGGCAGTAACGATGTAGCGGTGACCGACATTGCTGTCACGCAGGATGGTCCGGATTTCAGTGTACCGACTCCCATCACGCCGTTTGTAGTCAAAGCTGGCAAGAATACCTTTGTGAGCGTCAAATTCGCACCAACGAACCTTGGTCCGCAATCTGCGACAGCGATACTCACAATGGATGATGGTTCGACACTCCAGATTGCGCTGACCGGCACCGGCGTGGCCAATGGCGGAGTCGATCCCACCGGCGTGGATAATTCAGCCGTGATAGTCTATCCGAATCCGACGGCGAATGCACTTCGAATCGATGGTGCCGCCGAAGGCGCGACCGTGGAGTTACTCGACATGCTCGGACGCTCGGTGCTGCGAACAAAGATCGTTAATGAGCAGCCACTTGATGTCTCGTCGCTCGTTCCAGGACGGTACGAGGCTGTTGGGCATTCGGGCGCGTCGCTTTGGAAGGTGCCTGTCATCATTCAGCGCTAG